The following is a genomic window from Thermoanaerobaculia bacterium.
GCCGGCGCCGGTGAGGACGATCACGCCGACCGCGTCGTCGAAGCTGGCGTCGCGGAAGGCGGTCGCGAGCTCCTCGAGGGCGCGTGTACTGTAGGCGTTGTAGTTCTGCGGTCGATGGATGGTGATGGTGGCGACGAAGTCGCTCTTGGCGTAGAGCACTTCCTCGAATCCAAAGCTCGCGGCGGGACGGGAGGGGAACTGGCCCATGGATTGCCTCCGCCAAGATATTACACTAGTGATACGGTCGTGTGTAAAGTGACATACAAAGATGCCTGCGCGGGAGCGGGCCGGACCGCCGGGAGGAGCGCGAGATGGGGTTGTATTTCGAGGAGCTCGAGGACGGGCAGGCGTTCGACTGCGGCGAGCGCACGGTCGGGGATGCGGAGATCGGCGCCTTCGCGGAGCTTTCGGGGGACCGCAATCCCCTGCATCTCGACGACGAGTACGCGCGCGGCACGCCGCTCGGCGGCCGGGTGGCGCACGGCGCGCTGGGAATCGCTGTCGCCACCGGTCTGATGGCGCAGGCCGGACTGACGGCCGGGACCCTCGTCGCGCTGCTCGGCCTCGACTGGCGGTTCGTCGCCCCGATCCGGCCGGGAGACCGGTTGCATCTCGCGCTGCGGGTGGTGGCCCGGCGGGAGCTGCCGGGCCGCGACCGGGGGGTGGTGAAGTTCGTGGCGGAACTGGTGAATCAGGCGGGGGTGCTGGTTCAGAGCGGCGAGATTGTCGAGCTGATCCTTCGGAAGCCGCGGCGACCGACGGTCGCGGGGAGCGGGGACCCGGTGGGCTAGAGATCGCCCGCGGCGCAGACGCTCTGGATGTACCTCTCCGCCGGTTCGGCGAGCACCGCGTGGTAGGTCTCGAAGAGGGTGGCGGCGCGGTCGCCGAGCCAGCCCTCGGGGAGGAGCTCTGCCGGCAGAAACGGATCGCTCGCCGGGAAGGCCCGGTAGGCGTGAACGAGCTCGAAGCGGCGCTCGAAACAGTCCTCGGGGCTCGTGCAGGGGAGCGCCATGCGGCCCCGCGCGGCCTCGCTTCCGGCGTGGCGGCACTGGCCGCAGTGAGCGAGCTGTGGCGCCCAGCGATCGATGAACTTGCGGTAGCTGGCGTTGACCTCGGCCAGATCCCAGCACTGGGCGACGAGCTGAGCGGTGCTCGAGAAGCCGGTGTGCTCGGCCCTGAAGACCTCGACGTTACGAGTGACCTTGAGTCGACGCGCGATGCCTTCGACCTCGGCGCGGACGTCGTGCGGCGTGATCCAGAGTCCGTTGGTCAGGGCGCCGCAGCCGAGCCAGGAGAGCTTGGCGCGCAGGCTGTCGCGCAGGCGCCGGCGGGTCTCGGGGATCGAATAGGCGACGAGGTACCAGGCGCCGTCCCAGGCGGCGTGCCGCGGCGGATGATAGATGCGCTCGCGACCCTCTTCGAGCAGGCGACGCCCCTTCGGGCTGAGGCCGTAGTAGCCGCGCCCCTTGTTCCGCGTGGCGACGAGCCAGCCGCGGGCGGTCATGCGGGAGAGGGCGGTGCGGGTCGCCGGTGCCGACATGCC
Proteins encoded in this region:
- a CDS encoding MaoC family dehydratase N-terminal domain-containing protein, producing the protein MGLYFEELEDGQAFDCGERTVGDAEIGAFAELSGDRNPLHLDDEYARGTPLGGRVAHGALGIAVATGLMAQAGLTAGTLVALLGLDWRFVAPIRPGDRLHLALRVVARRELPGRDRGVVKFVAELVNQAGVLVQSGEIVELILRKPRRPTVAGSGDPVG
- a CDS encoding phenylacetic acid degradation operon negative regulatory protein PaaX, with amino-acid sequence MASPRSQDLVFTLFGDYLLGRDRPVWVGALIPLLGRLGMSAPATRTALSRMTARGWLVATRNKGRGYYGLSPKGRRLLEEGRERIYHPPRHAAWDGAWYLVAYSIPETRRRLRDSLRAKLSWLGCGALTNGLWITPHDVRAEVEGIARRLKVTRNVEVFRAEHTGFSSTAQLVAQCWDLAEVNASYRKFIDRWAPQLAHCGQCRHAGSEAARGRMALPCTSPEDCFERRFELVHAYRAFPASDPFLPAELLPEGWLGDRAATLFETYHAVLAEPAERYIQSVCAAGDL